The Mycolicibacterium lutetiense genome window below encodes:
- a CDS encoding DEAD/DEAH box helicase, with protein MRPDAGDQPGGELTKFTAEYPFALDDFQLRSCRALEGGHGVLVCAPTGAGKTVVGEFAVHLALAAGGKCFYTTPIKALSNQKHNDLVSRYGADKIGLLTGDQSINGDADIVVMTTEVLRNMLYANSPALHGLSYVVMDEVHFLADRMRGAVWEEVILHLPEEVLLVSLSATVSNAEEFGGWIQTVRGDTAVVVDEHRPVPLSQHMLVGRRMFDLFEGTNTAGGAAPAATSTLVDPDLLRHIRHRREADRLTDWEPRGRGRGRGGGRPQLYRPPSRPDVIATLDSAGLLPAITFVFSRAGCDAAVQQCLRAPLRLTTDEERSRIAQIIDRRCADLAESDLIVLDYHQWREGLLRGLAAHHAGMLPVFRHTVEELFTAGLVKAVFATETLALGINMPARTVVLERLVKFNGEQHVPLTPGEYTQLTGRAGRRGIDVEGHAVVLWRPDDSNAEPAEVAGLASTRTFPLRSSFAPSYNMTINLVQQMGPEQAHKLLERSFAQYQADRSVVGLVRGIARGERMMGELAAEFGGKDAPILDYVRLRAKIGERERAQSRASRLQRRKAATHALAELRRGDIITITQGRRGGLAVVLEAAQRDSDDPRPLVLTEHGWAGRISSADYSGASAPLGAMSLPKRVEHRQPRVRRDLASALRSAAADLSVPSKRASRGAAAPERDVDPELAGLREELRHHPAHQLPDRDAQARIAERYLRIERDNAQIQQKVNAATNSLARTFDRIVTLLSERGFIKANNDGELKPDLSVTDAGRLLARIYSESDLLVAECLRAGLWQGLQPAELAAVLSAVLFESRGDNAGGALGADVPTAGLRRALAQTRRMSVDLRGDEQRHRLAPGREPDEGFVTAIYRWATTGDLAAALAASDVNGSGSTLSAGDFVRWCRQVLDLLDQVRNAAPQSALRNTAKRAVNDVRRGVVAVDAG; from the coding sequence ATGCGACCTGACGCCGGTGACCAACCCGGCGGTGAGCTGACCAAGTTCACCGCCGAATATCCCTTTGCTCTCGACGACTTCCAGCTGCGTTCCTGCCGCGCACTGGAAGGTGGGCACGGCGTGCTGGTCTGTGCGCCCACCGGGGCGGGTAAGACCGTCGTCGGCGAGTTCGCCGTGCACCTGGCGCTGGCGGCCGGCGGCAAATGCTTCTACACCACCCCGATCAAGGCGCTGAGCAACCAGAAACACAACGACCTGGTGTCCCGCTACGGCGCCGACAAGATCGGGTTGCTGACCGGTGACCAGTCCATCAACGGTGACGCCGACATCGTGGTGATGACGACCGAAGTGCTGCGCAACATGCTGTACGCGAATTCGCCTGCACTGCACGGACTTTCCTACGTCGTGATGGACGAGGTGCATTTCCTGGCCGACCGGATGCGCGGAGCGGTGTGGGAGGAGGTGATCCTGCACCTGCCCGAAGAGGTGCTGCTGGTCAGCCTGTCCGCAACCGTCAGCAATGCCGAGGAGTTCGGTGGCTGGATCCAGACCGTCCGCGGTGATACCGCCGTCGTCGTCGACGAACACCGGCCCGTCCCGCTGTCGCAGCACATGCTCGTCGGCCGACGCATGTTCGATCTGTTCGAGGGGACGAACACTGCGGGCGGAGCCGCCCCGGCGGCGACATCAACCTTGGTCGACCCGGATCTGTTGCGCCACATCCGTCATCGACGTGAGGCCGACCGACTGACGGACTGGGAACCCCGTGGTCGTGGACGTGGCAGGGGCGGCGGCCGTCCCCAGCTGTACCGGCCGCCGAGTCGGCCCGACGTCATCGCCACCCTGGATTCCGCGGGGCTCCTGCCTGCCATCACCTTCGTGTTCTCGCGGGCCGGATGCGACGCGGCGGTCCAACAGTGCCTGCGGGCGCCGCTGCGGCTGACCACCGACGAGGAACGCAGCCGGATCGCCCAGATCATCGACCGGCGCTGTGCCGATCTCGCCGAATCCGACCTGATCGTGCTGGATTACCACCAGTGGCGCGAAGGCCTGCTGCGCGGGCTGGCCGCCCACCACGCCGGAATGCTGCCGGTCTTCCGGCACACCGTCGAGGAACTCTTCACCGCGGGCCTGGTCAAGGCCGTGTTCGCCACCGAAACCCTGGCCCTGGGCATCAACATGCCCGCGCGCACCGTGGTGCTCGAGCGGCTGGTGAAGTTCAACGGTGAGCAGCACGTTCCGCTGACGCCGGGGGAGTACACGCAGCTGACCGGGCGGGCCGGGCGCCGCGGCATCGACGTCGAGGGCCACGCCGTGGTGCTGTGGCGGCCCGACGACAGCAATGCCGAACCGGCCGAGGTTGCCGGTCTGGCTTCGACCCGCACCTTCCCCCTGCGCAGCTCGTTCGCACCGAGCTACAACATGACGATCAACCTGGTGCAGCAGATGGGGCCCGAACAGGCCCACAAACTGCTGGAACGATCCTTCGCGCAGTACCAGGCGGACCGATCGGTGGTCGGTTTGGTGCGCGGCATCGCGCGCGGCGAGCGGATGATGGGCGAGCTGGCGGCCGAATTCGGCGGCAAAGACGCACCGATCCTCGACTACGTCCGGCTGCGGGCCAAGATCGGGGAACGGGAGCGCGCCCAGTCCCGGGCGTCGCGGCTGCAGCGGCGCAAGGCCGCCACCCATGCGCTGGCCGAATTGCGCCGCGGCGACATCATCACCATCACCCAGGGGCGCCGCGGCGGGCTGGCGGTGGTGCTGGAGGCTGCCCAACGCGACAGCGATGACCCCCGGCCGCTGGTGCTGACCGAACACGGTTGGGCCGGCCGGATCTCGTCGGCCGACTACTCGGGTGCCTCAGCCCCGTTGGGCGCGATGTCCTTACCCAAGCGCGTCGAACACCGGCAGCCGCGGGTCCGTCGCGATCTGGCGTCGGCACTGCGGTCGGCGGCCGCAGATCTGTCGGTGCCCTCGAAGCGTGCGAGCCGTGGCGCCGCAGCACCCGAACGGGATGTCGATCCCGAACTGGCCGGGCTGCGTGAGGAACTGCGTCACCACCCGGCGCATCAGCTGCCGGACCGCGATGCCCAGGCCCGGATCGCCGAACGCTATCTGCGTATCGAACGTGACAACGCCCAGATCCAGCAGAAGGTGAACGCGGCGACGAACTCGCTGGCCCGCACCTTCGACCGGATCGTGACGCTGCTCAGCGAACGCGGATTCATAAAAGCGAACAACGACGGTGAACTCAAGCCGGATCTCAGCGTCACCGATGCCGGCCGACTCCTGGCCCGCATCTACAGCGAGAGCGACCTCCTGGTTGCCGAGTGTCTACGTGCCGGTCTGTGGCAAGGCCTGCAGCCGGCGGAACTGGCCGCGGTGCTCTCGGCGGTGCTGTTCGAGTCGCGAGGAGACAACGCGGGCGGTGCGCTGGGAGCCGACGTGCCCACCGCGGGCCTGCGCCGCGCGCTGGCCCAGACCCGGCGGATGTCGGTGGACCTGCGCGGCGACGAGCAGCGGCACCGGCTGGCCCCGGGCCGAGAACCCGACGAAGGATTCGTCACCGCCATCTACCGGTGGGCCACCACCGGTGATCTGGCCGCCGCACTCGCGGCCTCCGATGTGAATGGGTCGGGCTCGACGCTCTCGGCGGGCGATTTCGTGCGGTGGTGCCGCCAGGTGCTCGACTTGCTCGACCAGGTCCGTAATGCCGCGCCGCAATCGGCCCTGCGCAATACCGCGAAACGCGCTGTCAACGATGTTCGGCGCGGTGTTGTTGCTGTTGATGCGGGGTAG
- a CDS encoding DUF4333 domain-containing protein, whose protein sequence is MSGPQGSDQGQQWPGQQPEPGADQASGAEAWQPPTPASEDAQTNAPAWQPPAYTPQQYPSYPPQPQGVQQPDYSQPQQPQYPGPEQYAQQAYPQPGQQPQYGQVPGYGQPPQYGQPGQPGQFGQPGQFGQPGQYGAPGQFGQYGIPGAEQGSKTSLGVIGGVVGGLVALLLIILAVTAFWLPGWAVTTKLDIDKAQSGVEQILTDKTNGYGATKVSGVKCNDGENPTVKKDSTFDCEVTIDGTKRKVTVTFKDDKGTYEVGRPK, encoded by the coding sequence ATGAGCGGACCGCAGGGATCTGACCAGGGACAGCAGTGGCCCGGTCAGCAGCCTGAGCCCGGGGCGGACCAGGCGTCGGGCGCCGAGGCATGGCAGCCGCCGACCCCCGCTTCCGAGGACGCCCAGACCAACGCTCCGGCCTGGCAGCCTCCGGCGTACACGCCGCAGCAGTACCCCTCGTACCCGCCGCAGCCGCAGGGCGTTCAGCAGCCGGATTATTCGCAGCCGCAACAGCCCCAGTACCCCGGGCCTGAGCAGTACGCCCAGCAGGCCTACCCGCAACCCGGCCAGCAGCCCCAGTACGGCCAGGTGCCCGGCTACGGGCAGCCTCCCCAGTACGGCCAGCCGGGTCAGCCGGGTCAGTTCGGTCAGCCAGGGCAATTCGGTCAACCGGGCCAGTACGGCGCCCCCGGCCAGTTCGGTCAGTACGGCATCCCGGGGGCCGAGCAGGGCTCCAAGACGTCACTCGGCGTAATCGGCGGTGTTGTCGGCGGCCTGGTGGCACTGTTGCTGATCATCTTGGCGGTGACCGCATTCTGGCTACCCGGCTGGGCGGTCACGACCAAGCTAGACATCGACAAGGCCCAGAGCGGCGTCGAGCAGATCCTGACCGACAAGACCAACGGCTACGGCGCCACCAAGGTCTCCGGCGTCAAGTGCAACGACGGTGAGAATCCGACCGTCAAGAAGGATTCGACCTTCGACTGCGAGGTCACCATCGACGGCACGAAGCGCAAGGTGACGGTGACCTTCAAGGATGACAAGGGCACCTACGAGGTCGGTCGGCCCAAGTAG
- a CDS encoding 5'-3' exonuclease yields MSDPVLLLDGASMWFRSYFGLPSSIKAPDGRQVNAVRGFLDSVATLITRERPHRLVVCLDEDWRPQWRVDLVPSYKAHRVEQLQPEGTPDVEEVPDELIPQVDMIMELLDAFGIATAGAPGFEADDVLGTLATREQHDPVVVVSGDRDLLQLVRDEPAPAVRVLYIGRGLAKATKFGPEEVAEQYGVPIDRAGPAYAELALLRGDPSDGLPGVPGIGEKTAAMLLARYRSLEGIQEATQDPKSSLSKAHRAKLLAAADYLAAAEPVVRVATNAPVALPAETDELPLAANDPARVAELAAAYGVTSSISRLQSALDRLPG; encoded by the coding sequence ATGAGCGACCCTGTTCTGCTGCTCGACGGCGCCAGCATGTGGTTCCGGTCGTACTTCGGGCTCCCGTCCTCGATCAAGGCGCCCGACGGCCGACAGGTGAACGCGGTGCGGGGATTCCTCGACTCGGTCGCCACGCTGATCACCCGGGAACGTCCGCACCGGCTGGTGGTGTGCCTCGACGAGGACTGGCGTCCGCAGTGGCGCGTCGACCTGGTGCCGTCGTACAAGGCGCACCGGGTCGAGCAACTCCAACCTGAGGGCACTCCCGACGTCGAAGAGGTTCCCGACGAACTCATCCCCCAGGTCGACATGATCATGGAGTTGCTCGACGCATTCGGCATCGCGACCGCCGGCGCGCCCGGGTTCGAAGCCGACGACGTGCTCGGCACCCTGGCGACCCGTGAGCAGCACGATCCGGTGGTGGTGGTCAGTGGCGATCGCGACCTGCTGCAACTCGTGCGCGACGAGCCGGCGCCCGCAGTGCGTGTGCTCTACATCGGCCGCGGGCTGGCCAAGGCGACGAAGTTCGGTCCGGAAGAAGTCGCCGAACAGTACGGGGTTCCCATCGACCGGGCCGGACCGGCGTATGCGGAGCTGGCCCTGCTGCGGGGTGACCCTTCCGACGGGTTGCCCGGGGTTCCCGGAATCGGCGAGAAGACCGCCGCGATGCTGCTGGCCCGCTACCGCTCGCTGGAGGGTATCCAGGAGGCCACGCAGGACCCGAAATCCTCACTGTCGAAAGCACATCGGGCCAAGCTGCTGGCGGCTGCCGACTACCTGGCCGCGGCCGAACCGGTGGTGCGGGTGGCCACGAATGCGCCTGTGGCCCTGCCCGCTGAGACCGATGAGCTGCCGCTGGCCGCCAACGACCCGGCCCGGGTCGCCGAACTGGCCGCGGCGTACGGGGTGACCTCGTCGATCAGCCGGTTGCAGTCGGCCCTGGACCGGCTGCCCGGCTGA
- a CDS encoding M24 family metallopeptidase, which yields MTVSRFSTDVYAHRLAAAASAAADAGLAGLVITPGYDLRYLIGSRAQTFERLTALVLPVGGDPTIVVPRLELAALRESSVTELGVTVRDWVDGQNPYQMVADVLGGPGTAVAVTDSMPALHLLPLADLLGVVPVLATDVLRRLRMIKDPAEIDALRKAGAAIDRVHARVPAFLAPGRTEADVAADIAEAIVAEGHSEVAFIIVGSGPNGADPHHECSERELSAGDIVVVDIGGPYEPGYNSDSTRTYSIGEPDPEVARRYAVLQRAQAAAVAAVRPGVTAEQIDAAARDVLAAEGLAEAFVHRTGHGIGLSVHEEPYIVEGNDLPLEAGMAFSVEPGVYFPGHWGARIEDIVVVTEDGAESVNNQPHDLVVVPVN from the coding sequence ATGACCGTCAGCCGATTCAGCACCGATGTCTACGCCCACCGTCTTGCGGCGGCCGCGTCAGCCGCCGCGGATGCCGGCCTGGCCGGTCTGGTGATCACCCCGGGCTATGACCTGCGGTACCTGATCGGCTCACGCGCGCAGACCTTCGAGCGGCTGACGGCGCTGGTTCTGCCGGTCGGCGGTGACCCGACCATCGTGGTGCCGCGTCTCGAGCTCGCCGCGCTGCGCGAATCATCTGTCACCGAACTCGGTGTGACGGTACGTGATTGGGTGGATGGACAGAACCCGTACCAGATGGTCGCCGATGTGCTCGGCGGGCCGGGCACCGCAGTGGCGGTGACCGATTCCATGCCCGCCCTGCACCTGCTGCCGCTGGCTGATCTGCTCGGCGTGGTTCCGGTACTGGCCACCGACGTGCTGCGACGGTTGCGGATGATCAAGGATCCCGCCGAGATCGACGCGCTGCGCAAGGCCGGCGCGGCCATCGACCGGGTGCATGCCCGGGTGCCCGCGTTCCTGGCGCCCGGCCGCACCGAGGCCGACGTGGCCGCTGACATCGCCGAAGCGATTGTCGCCGAAGGACATTCCGAGGTGGCGTTCATCATCGTCGGATCCGGACCCAACGGCGCCGACCCGCACCACGAATGCTCGGAGCGTGAGCTGAGCGCCGGTGACATCGTGGTGGTCGACATCGGCGGCCCGTACGAGCCCGGCTACAACTCCGACTCCACCCGCACCTACTCCATCGGTGAGCCGGATCCCGAGGTGGCGCGCCGCTACGCGGTACTGCAGCGGGCCCAAGCCGCGGCGGTCGCGGCCGTGCGCCCCGGGGTGACCGCCGAACAGATCGACGCGGCTGCCCGCGATGTACTGGCCGCCGAGGGGCTGGCCGAGGCTTTCGTCCACCGCACCGGACACGGCATCGGGCTGTCGGTGCACGAGGAGCCCTACATCGTGGAGGGCAACGACCTACCGCTGGAAGCCGGGATGGCCTTCAGCGTGGAGCCCGGCGTGTACTTCCCGGGGCACTGGGGTGCGCGGATCGAGGACATCGTCGTGGTCACCGAGGACGGTGCGGAGTCGGTCAACAACCAGCCCCACGATCTTGTCGTGGTGCCGGTGAACTAG
- a CDS encoding F420-dependent biliverdin reductase, giving the protein MATSRGKATTKLTSEALAFLTERHLAMLTTLRSDNSPHVVAVGFTFDPKTHIARVITNGGSQKAVNAHERGIAVLSQVDGARWLSLEGKSTVSSEPDPVRDAELRYAQRYRTPRVNPRRVVIEVRIERVLGSSELLDRSEG; this is encoded by the coding sequence ATGGCTACATCTCGTGGCAAGGCAACCACCAAGCTCACCAGCGAGGCACTGGCGTTTCTCACCGAACGCCACCTGGCGATGCTGACCACCCTGCGCTCGGACAATTCGCCGCACGTCGTGGCGGTCGGTTTCACCTTCGACCCGAAGACGCACATCGCGCGGGTGATCACCAACGGCGGCTCGCAGAAGGCGGTCAACGCGCATGAGCGTGGCATCGCGGTGCTCAGCCAGGTCGACGGCGCGCGCTGGCTGTCGTTGGAGGGCAAGTCCACGGTCAGCAGCGAGCCCGACCCGGTCCGTGACGCCGAGCTTCGGTATGCCCAGCGCTACCGCACTCCCCGGGTGAACCCCCGTCGCGTGGTGATCGAGGTACGGATCGAGCGTGTGCTGGGTTCCTCGGAGCTGCTGGACCGCAGCGAAGGCTGA
- a CDS encoding SDR family NAD(P)-dependent oxidoreductase — MEDTADTAGIAGTDPRVVVIFGGRSEIGVEIAARLADGAVVVLAARRAGELVEQVAAVQAAGAVAVHTSEFDADDVAGHTRVVEEIETALGPIDTAVLAFGVLGDQDRAEADPAHAVAVVHTDYVAQVGLLTVLAQRMRARERGRLVVFSSIAGARARRANYVYGSAKAGLDAFASGLTDALHGTAVQLLIVRPGFVIGRMTEGMDPAPFSSTPAQVAEATAKALARGKNAVWVPWVIRPMIFVTRFVPRPIWRRMPR; from the coding sequence ATGGAGGACACAGCAGACACGGCCGGGATTGCCGGCACGGATCCCCGTGTCGTGGTGATTTTCGGGGGGCGCAGCGAGATCGGCGTCGAAATCGCGGCGCGCCTCGCGGACGGGGCGGTCGTGGTGCTCGCCGCCCGCCGCGCCGGCGAGCTTGTCGAGCAGGTTGCGGCGGTACAGGCGGCTGGTGCCGTGGCGGTACACACGTCAGAGTTCGACGCCGACGACGTCGCCGGCCACACCCGCGTGGTGGAGGAGATCGAAACCGCGCTCGGACCGATCGACACCGCGGTCCTCGCATTCGGGGTCCTGGGCGATCAGGACCGCGCCGAGGCCGATCCGGCCCACGCCGTGGCCGTCGTGCACACCGACTACGTGGCCCAGGTCGGCCTGCTCACCGTGCTCGCGCAGCGCATGCGCGCCAGGGAGCGGGGCCGGCTGGTGGTGTTCTCCTCGATCGCCGGAGCCCGGGCCCGTCGTGCCAACTACGTCTACGGCTCGGCCAAGGCCGGTCTGGATGCGTTCGCGAGCGGGCTGACCGACGCCCTGCACGGCACCGCCGTGCAGCTGCTGATCGTGCGGCCCGGGTTCGTGATCGGCCGGATGACCGAGGGCATGGACCCGGCGCCGTTCTCCAGCACCCCGGCTCAGGTGGCCGAGGCCACTGCCAAGGCACTGGCCCGGGGCAAGAATGCAGTGTGGGTGCCGTGGGTGATCCGGCCGATGATCTTCGTGACGCGGTTCGTACCGCGGCCGATCTGGCGCAGGATGCCGCGGTGA
- the cbiE gene encoding precorrin-6y C5,15-methyltransferase (decarboxylating) subunit CbiE: MSPTITVVGIGADGMAGLSRTSRDELAGATVVYGSPRQLELLDDSVTSNRREWPSPMLPALPTLFDGAGDVHVVASGDPLLHGIGATLIRLFGAQRVRVLPQVSSVTLACARMGWTVPDTEVISLVTAAPHTAVRRGGRAIVLSRDAQTPATLARLLNESGRGDSELTVLEQLGGPGERRHDGTAREWATVGPVGVDDLNVVAVSYRPDDRRAQALPDEVFAHDGQLTKQSVRAVTLATLGPRPGELLWDVGSGSGSIAIEWSRSAPGCAAVAFERDAQRRERIVSNVAAFGVRVDVRGGAPDSLDGAPEPDAIFIGGGVTQPGLLQACFDRLPAGGRLVVNAVTLESEAVVAQWYSKEGGEVRRYQHYQGGAIGGFTGWRPALPVTQWAVAKP; this comes from the coding sequence ATGAGCCCGACGATCACCGTGGTCGGCATCGGGGCCGACGGGATGGCCGGATTGTCGCGCACCTCGCGCGATGAGTTGGCCGGCGCGACCGTGGTGTACGGGTCGCCGCGGCAATTGGAACTGCTCGATGACAGCGTGACGTCGAACCGTCGGGAGTGGCCGTCGCCGATGCTGCCGGCCCTGCCGACGCTGTTCGACGGAGCAGGCGATGTGCACGTGGTGGCCAGCGGTGATCCGCTGCTGCACGGCATCGGCGCGACGCTGATCCGGTTGTTCGGCGCGCAACGGGTCCGGGTGCTGCCGCAGGTGTCCAGCGTGACGCTGGCCTGCGCCCGGATGGGGTGGACGGTGCCCGACACCGAGGTGATCAGCCTGGTGACGGCTGCCCCGCACACCGCGGTGCGCCGCGGAGGGCGGGCGATCGTACTGTCCCGCGACGCGCAGACCCCGGCCACGCTGGCGCGGCTGCTGAACGAATCCGGCCGGGGCGACTCGGAATTGACCGTGCTGGAGCAATTGGGCGGGCCGGGGGAGCGTCGCCATGACGGCACCGCCCGGGAGTGGGCGACGGTCGGTCCGGTGGGCGTGGACGATCTCAACGTGGTGGCGGTGTCCTACCGCCCCGACGACCGTCGGGCCCAGGCGTTGCCCGACGAGGTGTTCGCCCACGATGGGCAGCTCACCAAGCAGTCCGTCCGGGCGGTCACCCTGGCGACGCTGGGGCCGCGGCCCGGGGAACTGCTGTGGGATGTCGGCTCGGGTTCGGGCAGCATCGCGATCGAATGGTCGCGCAGCGCACCGGGCTGTGCGGCCGTGGCATTCGAACGTGACGCGCAGCGCCGCGAACGGATCGTCAGCAACGTCGCGGCCTTCGGGGTCCGGGTGGATGTGCGGGGTGGTGCGCCCGATTCGCTCGACGGTGCGCCCGAGCCTGACGCGATCTTCATCGGCGGCGGTGTCACCCAACCCGGGCTGTTGCAGGCATGTTTCGACCGGCTGCCCGCGGGTGGGCGACTGGTGGTCAACGCGGTCACGCTGGAATCAGAAGCGGTTGTCGCGCAGTGGTATTCGAAGGAAGGCGGCGAGGTGCGGCGTTATCAGCACTACCAGGGCGGCGCGATCGGCGGGTTCACCGGCTGGCGCCCGGCGCTGCCCGTCACCCAGTGGGCGGTGGCCAAGCCATGA
- the cobM gene encoding precorrin-4 C(11)-methyltransferase has protein sequence MTVYFIGAGPGAADLITVRGARLLGSCPVCLYAGSIMPDDLLALCPADAKVIDTGPLNLEQIIDELAAADKAGVDVARLHSGDPSIYSALAEQCRRLDELGIGYEIVPGVPAFAAVAAALGRELTVPGVAQTVTLSRVATLSTAMPEGEDLHTLSAPGATLVLHLAAAQIDNIVPQLLDGGYRPETPCAVVAFASWPQEIVLRGTLADIAEKMHAAAVTKTAVIVVGDVLAAEGFSDSYLYSSDRRRGATH, from the coding sequence ATGACGGTGTACTTCATCGGTGCCGGCCCCGGCGCTGCCGACCTCATCACCGTGCGCGGTGCGCGGCTGCTCGGCAGCTGCCCGGTGTGTCTGTACGCCGGATCGATCATGCCCGACGATCTGTTGGCGTTATGCCCGGCCGATGCGAAGGTCATCGACACCGGGCCGCTGAACCTGGAGCAGATCATCGACGAGTTGGCTGCCGCGGACAAGGCGGGTGTCGACGTGGCACGGCTACATTCCGGCGACCCGTCGATCTACAGTGCGCTGGCCGAGCAGTGCCGCAGGCTCGACGAACTGGGAATCGGGTACGAGATCGTGCCGGGCGTACCGGCATTCGCCGCGGTGGCCGCCGCGCTGGGCCGTGAGCTCACGGTCCCCGGCGTCGCGCAGACCGTGACCTTGAGCCGGGTGGCCACCCTGTCCACGGCGATGCCCGAAGGTGAGGACCTGCACACCTTGTCGGCACCGGGAGCAACGCTGGTGCTGCATCTGGCCGCGGCCCAGATCGACAACATCGTCCCGCAGCTCCTCGATGGTGGGTACCGTCCCGAAACCCCCTGCGCCGTGGTGGCATTCGCCAGCTGGCCGCAGGAGATCGTGTTGCGCGGAACGCTGGCTGACATCGCCGAGAAGATGCACGCGGCCGCGGTGACCAAGACCGCGGTCATCGTGGTCGGCGATGTGCTTGCCGCCGAAGGATTCTCCGACAGCTACCTGTACTCGTCGGATCGGCGTCGGGGAGCCACCCACTGA
- a CDS encoding cobalt-precorrin-6A reductase → MKVLLLGGTGEARALAAALHPEVEVISSLAGRVPDPALPVGPVRIGGFGGVEGLRRWLLDAAVDAVVDATHPFAATITAHAAQVCAELGVPHLVLARPAWPAGSAIVVGSDREAAEAVTANGYSRVFLTTGRSGTRAFRDVDAWFLIRAVTPPDPDTLPVDHQLLLSRGPYDYDGELALLREHRIEALVTKNSGGAMTEPKLRAAATAGVAVVMVDRPPLPAGVHTVATVEEAAGWVRANTVQLRLRGCSL, encoded by the coding sequence ATGAAGGTTCTGTTGCTCGGCGGAACCGGGGAGGCCCGCGCCCTGGCCGCCGCGTTGCACCCTGAGGTCGAGGTGATCAGCTCGCTGGCCGGGCGGGTGCCGGATCCGGCGCTGCCGGTCGGCCCGGTGCGTATCGGCGGATTCGGCGGCGTCGAGGGGCTGCGGCGCTGGCTGCTGGATGCCGCGGTGGACGCCGTTGTTGATGCCACCCATCCGTTTGCGGCCACCATCACCGCGCACGCCGCGCAGGTGTGTGCCGAACTCGGGGTGCCCCACCTGGTGCTGGCCCGGCCGGCCTGGCCCGCGGGCTCGGCGATCGTGGTCGGATCGGACCGGGAGGCGGCCGAAGCCGTGACGGCAAACGGTTACTCGCGCGTGTTCCTCACCACCGGCAGATCCGGCACCCGCGCATTCAGAGATGTCGACGCCTGGTTCCTGATCCGGGCGGTCACCCCGCCGGATCCCGACACACTGCCCGTCGATCACCAACTGCTCCTGTCCCGCGGCCCCTACGACTACGACGGGGAGCTGGCCCTGCTGCGGGAGCATCGCATCGAAGCCCTGGTGACCAAGAACAGCGGTGGGGCGATGACCGAGCCCAAGCTGCGCGCCGCCGCGACGGCAGGGGTGGCGGTGGTCATGGTGGACCGTCCACCGCTGCCGGCCGGGGTGCACACGGTGGCCACGGTCGAGGAGGCGGCGGGCTGGGTTAGGGCCAATACCGTTCAGTTAAGACTACGAGGGTGTAGTTTGTGA